From Plasmodium chabaudi chabaudi strain AS genome assembly, chromosome: 12, the proteins below share one genomic window:
- a CDS encoding RAP protein, putative (term=annotation;date=20121004;qualifier=removed_product=conserved Plasmodium protein, unknown function;qualifier=added_product=rap protein, putative;curatorName=ucb@sanger.ac.uk;~;query 867-867;GPI_cleavage_site_score=0.64599997;~pfam_scan;Pfam:PF08373.6; E()=1.9E-11;score=43.7;query 824-885;description=RAP;~iprscan;InterPro:IPR013584 : RAP domain;Pfam:PF08373; score=1.6E-11;query 824-885;description=RAP domain;~iprscan;InterPro:IPR013584 : RAP domain;SMART:SM00952; score=8.1E-6;query 824-886;description=RAP domain;~iprscan;InterPro:IPR013584 : RAP domain;Prosite:PS51286; score=14.224;query 822-885;description=RAP domain), whose amino-acid sequence MRKFSLKTLSSRISRLNSVHTQKFFFCNKKYEPFINNSNEFNIPYNNLGDVEFEDQLSSAITFDINIDNDKKWKKQEEIEYNNFLKNVETQRFCNNNFNQQENLEETQNGGISQVEVTNPEVKETIEHIQNILDKYEMNEEGKDETTIETIFDSLKIKNNKYILNLLGDKYINIFFSILYKNLENVSCNNLVILINSIYESRQKQLIRDFSYEYIKFLNKKNNNSIHNNSIHNNNVHNNNIHNSNTSVGNNFENSKLSENDEINLCLHILDILNNCSLYFSEYYDYLVSKINKMNTDQIVLFSKECSKHSLRTKHYLDKVSSICIEKIKNFDIKHVQTLYYSFHRFPKEYSKFYDISLNLILENITQFDIYFDHLLLKIANNLKNEKTYAKLTSSIANKINASITQIRKNINCGPKLVADHKNKINEQCQQIINSSEHNSETGEDELACHDSNKINKLKSNAIEINANNEKDICNTIVETIKCLKYLEYRKNNDDEVKNAVNTIYELINDHPEYLNLLSVEDVVYVLVCFTSYNKRIVLYNNLLDILCERSNEVLHAKNISLWIYPILYLSKISWFHGNYFNFLFNCIKDNYVLSRLNIFQLLKLLSSIVKMNIYDEQIYKILIEKLFSEWDIIKKKFVDISTFLWSCAYVNIIYKPLFDEAYKTIINMIDSKSFCLDNAIYKNCFVNIAWAFIVGNYHKTEKDFDKILNVTFLNRDPNDSQAFKRLHQIADACFKEIPNCLVNLKSIDILYKYCMHEKCKTLRNDFNIYKKEKDAMKIKNKIIDEIAHILKNIPTSYQLYHEPYNNSPYIIDILLNQNQKIGICVYGKEHLMRTLTNSHWDYMNTGFTSLQMRILASHGWKIVPINGGEWLKLNTDQKKTHLQEYFKKYSIQV is encoded by the exons ATGAGAAAATTTTCGCTGAAAACCTTAAGTTCAAGAATATCGCGCTTAAACAGTGTACATACAcaaaagttttttttttgtaataaaaaatatgaaccgTTCATAAATAATTCGAACGAATTCAACATcccatataataatttgggTGATGTCGAATTTGAAGATCAACTATCATCAGCTATAACatttgatataaatattgataatgataaaaaatggaaaaaacaagaagaaatagaatataataattttttgaaaaatgttGAAACTCAAAGATTTTgtaataacaattttaatcaACAAGAAAATTTAGAGGAAACTCAAAATGGGGGTATAAGCCAAGTCGAAGTAACAAACCCTGAAGTGAAGGAAACTATTGagcatatacaaaatatacttgataaatatgaaatgaATGAAGAAGGAAAAGACGAAACAACAATAGAAACAATATTCGATAGtctgaaaataaagaataataaatatatattaaatttgttgggtgataaatatataaatatatttttttcgattctttataaaaatttagaaaatgtGTCTTGTAATAATCTtgttattttgataaactCAATTTATGAATCAAGACAGAAGCAACTAATTCGTGACTTTTCCTACgagtatataaaatttttaaataaaaaaaataataatagcattCACAATAATAGCATTCACAATAATAACGTTCACAATAATAACATTCACAATAGCAATACTAGTGTTGGCAACAATTTTGAGAATTCCAAGTTAagtgaaaatgatgaaataaatttgtgtcttcatattttagatattttaaataattgttctttatatttttcagaatattatgattatttagtttctaaaattaacaaaatgaatacTGATCAGATTGTTTTATTCTCGAAGGAATGCTCTAAGCATAGTCTAAGGACAAAACATTACTTAGATAAAGTTTCTAGTATAtgtatagaaaaaataaaaaattttgatattaaGCATGTACAAACTTTATACTACTCTTTTCATCGCTTTCCAAAagaatattcaaaattttatgacATTTCTTTAAACTTGATCTTAGAGAATATAACACAAtttgatatttattttgatcaCCTTCTTCTCAAAATAgctaataatttaaaaaatgaaaaaacgTATGCCAAACTAACTTCATCGATagcaaacaaaataaatgcatCCATAACTCAGATacgaaaaaatatcaattGTGGGCCCAAATTGGTAGCagatcataaaaataaaataaatgaacaGTGCcaacaaattattaacagTTCAGAACATAATAGTGAAACGGGTGAAGACGAACTAGCTTGTCATGAttcaaacaaaataaacaaattaaaaagcaATGCCATAGAAATAAATGCAAACAATGAAAAAGACATTTGTAACACTATCGTTGAAACAATAAAATGCTTGAAATATCTTGAGtatcgaaaaaataatgatgatgaaGTAAAAAATGCAGTAAATACAATTTACGAATTGATTAATGATCATCcagaatatttaaatttattgtcTGTAGAAGATGTTGTATATGTATTGGTATGTTTTACTTcctataataaaagaattgtattatataataatttattagaCATATTATGTGAAAGGAGTAATGAAGTATTAcatgcaaaaaatatatccttGTGGATATatccaattttatatttatcaaaaatatcgTGGTTTCATgggaattattttaatttcttaTTTAACTGTATTAAAGATAATTACGTATTAAGCagattaaatatttttcaattattaaaattattatcatctattgttaaaatgaatatatatgatgaacagatttataaaattttaatagaaaaattatttagtGAATGggatattattaaaaaaaagtttgtAGATATATCGACATTTTTATGGTCGTGTGCAtatgttaatattatttataaacctttatttgatgaagcatataaaactattattaatatgatAGATAGCAAATCTTTTTGTTTAGATAATgccatatataaaaattgttttgttaatatagCATGGGCTTTTATTGTTGGTAATTATCATAAAACTGAAAAagattttgataaaattttaaacgttacatttttaaatcgaGACCCAAATGATTCACAAGCATTTAAACGGCTACACCAAATAGCTGATGCCTGTTTTAAAGAAATACCAAACTGTTTAGttaatttaaaatcaatagatattttatataaatattgtatgcatgaaaaatgtaaaacaTTAAGAAatgattttaatatatataaaaaagaaaaagatgctatgaaaattaaaaataaaattattgatGAAATTGCacacattttaaaaaatatacctaCTTCATATCAATTGTATCACGAaccatataataattcaccatatattattgacatacttttaaatcaaaatcaaaaaattggAATATGTGTCTATGGAAAGGAACACCTTATGAGAACTTTGACTAATTCTCATTGGGATTACATGAATACTGGATTTACTTCTTTACAAATGAGAATTTTAGCTAGCCATGGTTGGAAG attGTTCCAATTAATGGTGGAGAGTGGCTAAAATTGAACACGGACCAAAAAAAGACACATTTACAGGAATACTTTAAAAAGTACTCCATCCAGGTTTAA
- a CDS encoding 40S ribosomal protein S11, putative (term=annotation;date=20140708;qualifier=removed_product=40S ribosomal protein S14, putative;qualifier=added_product=40s ribosomal protein s11, putative;qualifier=added_literature=pmid:24913268;curatorName=ucb@sanger.ac.uk;~;query 122-122;GPI_cleavage_site_score=0.516;~pfam_scan;Pfam:PF00411.15; E()=3.7E-47;score=159.1;query 29-147;description=Ribosomal_S11;~iprscan;InterPro:IPR001971 : Ribosomal protein S11;Pfam:PF00411; score=3.8E-47;query 29-147;description=Ribosomal protein S11;~iprscan;InterPro:IPR001971 : Ribosomal protein S11;PIRSF:PIRSF002131; score=1.4E-36;query 2-148;description=Ribosomal protein S11;~iprscan;Superfamily:SSF53137; score=7.19E-36;query 24-149;description=null;~iprscan;InterPro:IPR018102 : Ribosomal S11, conserved site;Prosite:PS00054; score=1.0;query 116-138;description=Ribosomal S11, conserved site): MASKKVKVPQPETPLVSGPQPKEGELVFGVAHIFASFNDTFIHVTDLSGRETLVRITGGMKVKADRDESSPYAAMMAAQDVAARLKELGVTAIHIKLRASGGTKSKTPGPGAQSALRALARSGLKIGRIEDVTPIPTDSTRKKSGRRGRRL, translated from the exons atggcatcaaaaaaagttaaagtTCCCCAACCTGAAACTCCATTAGTATCAGGCCCTCAGCCAAAAGAAGGCGAATTAGTTTTTGGAGTTGCCCATATTTTTGCTTCCTTCAATGATACATTTATACATGTTACTGATTTAAGTGGAAGGGAAACTCTTGTAAGAATTACAg gcGGTATGAAAGTCAAGGCAGACAGAGATGAGTCAAGCCCATACGCAGCTATGATGGCAGCTCAAGACGTTGCTGCTAGGTTAAAGGAATTAGGAGTTACAGCTAttcatattaaattaaGAGCTTCTGGAGGAACAAAATCAAAAACCCCAGGTCCAGGAGCCCAATCAGCCTTAAG AGCTTTGGCCCGTTCAGGCTTAAAAATCGGCAGAATCGAAGATGTCACACCAATTCCAACTGACTCAACCAGAAAAAAGTCCGGAAGAAGAGGAAGACGTTTGtaa
- a CDS encoding tRNA pseudouridine synthase, putative (pfam_scan;Pfam:PF01416.16; E()=7.2E-15;score=55.4;query 424-529;description=PseudoU_synth_1;~pfam_scan;Pfam:PF01416.16; E()=2.3E-17;score=63.4;query 88-251;description=PseudoU_synth_1;~iprscan;InterPro:IPR020103 : Pseudouridine synthase, catalytic domain;Superfamily:SSF55120; score=3.31E-51;query 81-537;description=Pseudouridine synthase, catalytic domain superfamily;~iprscan;InterPro:IPR020097 : Pseudouridine synthase I, TruA, alpha/beta domain;Pfam:PF01416; score=4.1E-16;query 425-531;description=Pseudouridine synthase I, TruA, alpha/beta domain) — translation MKIFFFVIFCIFSQLSNIYNIKIFEKNKNYINNYEIGNIKRNYNFVNYTNTNMLYDTKKNKIKLYTQNKVNENKLSGCEKLTNIILVIDYDGTNYNGWTGIENSSPVYLNAVNGFKNVKNSNICKDTVFEQSEDSETSYNSLKNKNENKYNTIQNCILNCLLKIHGYGENPNSIIDQKENDSKPFEFIGVSRTDKGVHAKEYVCQYISYKKLPPFNGNLEKIKLSLNRLLNKDIKVLGVFNAPFNSFNVRFHNLGKIYTYNIDLRKPSQPLEKNFSWQLYDDSRFSFLLKNKLTKYETSVKGNKKNSNKNLYDTNLTSLFDDHHNNVDKDDCDNFATCSSNDEDENSLDLSKSADTVEEEQHNIEHIERNANDLIIKERIEGIIKKEKETNGPDKIIHSLNIINGKNEFKSSILCDIDKIKECSKLFIGYHNFECFRGTVKGTEKQRTINTFCNIHFLDIYKVKDNLYQFIIQGDRFLYHMIRIIVGALIQVGVGILNIQDVKDALYNCKPLRVKLCAPAQGLCLKKILFPTEIENLVNSAIFPE, via the coding sequence atgaaaatatttttttttgtgatttTTTGTATCTTCTCACAACttagtaatatatacaacataaagatatttgaaaaaaataaaaattatataaataattatgaaataggaaatataaaaaggaactataattttgtaaattataCGAATACTAATATGTTATATgatacgaaaaaaaataaaataaaattgtatactCAAAATAAggtaaatgaaaataaattatcaggttgtgaaaaattaacaaatataattttagtTATCGATTATGATGgaacaaattataatggATGGACAGGCATTGAGAATAGTAGTCctgtttatttaaatgcTGTTAAtggatttaaaaatgtaaaaaattcgAATATTTGTAAAGACACAGTTTTTGAACAATCAGAAGATAGTGAAACGAGTTACAACagtttaaaaaacaaaaatgaaaataaatataatactatccaaaattgtatacttaattgtttattaaaaatacatgGATATGGAGAAAATCCAAATAGTATTATTGatcaaaaagaaaatgattcTAAACCATTTGAATTCATAGGTGTTAGTAGAACAGATAAAGGTGTCCATGCTAAGGAATATGTATgtcaatatatatcatataaaaaattgccACCATTCAATGgtaatttagaaaaaattaaattatcttTAAATCGTTTActaaataaagatataaaagtTCTGGGAGTCTTTAATGCGCCTTTCAATAGTTTTAATGTAAGATTTCATAATttaggaaaaatatatacctaCAATATTGATCTTAGAAAACCTTCCCAAcctttagaaaaaaatttttcttGGCAATTATATGATGATTCACGATTCTCATttcttttgaaaaataaattaacaaaatatgaaacatctgtaaaaggaaataaaaaaaattcaaataaaaatttatatgacaCAAATTTAACTTCCCTTTTTGATGACCATCATAATAATGTGGACAAGGACGATTGTGACAATTTTGCTACTTGCAGCTCCAACGATGAAGATGAAAACAGTTTGGATCTCTCAAAAAGTGCTGACACCGTTGAAGAAGAACAACATAACATCGAACATATCGAAAGAAATGCTAACGACTTAATTATTAAAGAACGAATTGAAGGgatcataaaaaaagaaaaagaaacaaacGGACcagataaaataatacactcattaaatataataaatggaaaaaacgaatttaaatcttctattttatgtgatatagataaaattaaagaatGCTCAAAACTATTTATAGGTTATCATAATTTCGAATGTTTTCGAGGAACAGTTAAAGGAACAGAAAAACAAAGAACTATCAATACTTTTTgtaatatacattttttagatatatataaagtaaaagataatttatatcaatTTATAATTCAAGGGGAtcgatttttatatcatatgATTAGAATAATTGTTGGAGCTTTAATACAAGTAGGTGTTGGTATCTTAAATATTCAAGATGTTAAAGATgctttatataattgtaaaCCACTTAGAGTTAAATTATGTGCACCTGCTCAAGGtttatgtttaaaaaaaatattattcccAACAGAAATTGAGAATCTTGTAAATTCAGCAATCTTCCCTGAATAA